Proteins encoded by one window of Chryseobacterium aquaeductus:
- a CDS encoding chorismate mutase encodes MNLSDLKNEWIKEFSQPMMIAGPCSAESEAQMLETAKRIKETNAQVPIFRAGIWKPRTKPNGFEGVGVIGLNWLKKVKEEYGFLTATEVANAHHVSAALEADVDILWIGARSTVNPFTVQEIAEALKGTKKIVLVKNPVNPDLALWIGALERLLGQDIQNLGAIHRGFSTYQKTKYRNNPNWQIALDFKSQFPNIPMLIDPSHICGNRTGLADITQEALNVGYQGAIIETHSNPDEAWSDAAQQITPEVLATLISNLKVRNSGLAGFDDEMGRHRTLISDLDFQMIELLSQRMKISEQIGKLKKENDIAIFQPERWKVIAEYAVQKAKETGMSQDFIEKVFKAIHEESIEKQNNIMIDRI; translated from the coding sequence ATGAACTTATCAGATTTAAAAAACGAATGGATAAAAGAGTTCTCCCAACCAATGATGATCGCCGGACCATGCAGTGCAGAAAGTGAAGCACAAATGCTGGAAACTGCGAAAAGAATAAAGGAAACCAATGCCCAGGTTCCCATTTTCCGTGCAGGAATCTGGAAGCCGCGCACAAAACCCAATGGTTTTGAAGGTGTGGGAGTTATCGGATTAAACTGGCTGAAAAAAGTAAAAGAAGAATATGGTTTTTTGACTGCTACTGAAGTTGCCAATGCGCATCACGTAAGTGCAGCTTTGGAAGCTGATGTTGATATTCTTTGGATTGGTGCGCGTTCTACTGTAAATCCGTTTACGGTTCAGGAAATTGCCGAAGCATTAAAAGGAACCAAAAAAATCGTTTTAGTAAAAAATCCTGTGAATCCTGATTTAGCTTTATGGATTGGTGCCTTAGAAAGACTTTTAGGACAGGATATACAAAATTTAGGTGCCATTCACAGAGGTTTTTCTACGTACCAAAAGACGAAATACAGAAACAATCCTAACTGGCAGATTGCTTTAGATTTTAAAAGTCAATTCCCAAATATTCCGATGCTGATTGATCCTTCGCATATTTGTGGCAATAGAACGGGTTTGGCAGACATTACTCAGGAAGCTTTAAATGTTGGTTATCAAGGAGCAATCATAGAAACGCATTCTAATCCCGACGAAGCTTGGAGTGATGCTGCACAACAAATTACACCAGAAGTTTTGGCAACTTTAATTTCAAATCTGAAAGTAAGAAATTCAGGATTGGCAGGCTTTGATGATGAAATGGGAAGACACAGAACTTTAATTTCTGATTTAGATTTTCAAATGATAGAACTGCTTTCTCAAAGAATGAAAATCTCAGAACAAATAGGGAAATTGAAAAAAGAAAATGACATTGCGATCTTCCAGCCGGAACGATGGAAAGTGATTGCCGAATACGCAGTTCAGAAAGCCAAAGAAACAGGGATGTCACAGGATTTCATTGAGAAAGTTTTCAAAGCCATTCATGAAGAATCTATTGAGAAACAAAATAATATAATGATTGACAGAATATAG
- the rsgA gene encoding ribosome small subunit-dependent GTPase A, producing the protein MKGKIIKSTGSWYQVLEMETGKIFEARIRGKFKLIKTRLTNPLAVGDYVEFQLEQDDVAWITKIEPRKNYLIRKAVNLSKEAHIIASNIDIACFIYTLKHPETSFGFLDRFLACCEAYNIKPLILFNKMDVLNDEEIEVVKDIQFLYQEIGYDSLEISSYSKLNLEDLQNLLKDQTSVFFGHSGCGKSTLVNALQPDLNLRTSEISDTHLKGKHTTTFAQMHFWHFGGNVIDTPGVREFAMIDIEKEEVQHYFPEIFRKRKECKFHNCMHINEPKCAVLDAIESGEIQYSRYSTYIKLMEEAEENSQN; encoded by the coding sequence ATGAAAGGAAAAATCATTAAATCTACAGGAAGTTGGTATCAGGTTCTGGAAATGGAAACCGGTAAAATTTTTGAAGCTAGAATTCGAGGAAAATTTAAGCTCATCAAAACCCGACTTACAAATCCTCTTGCTGTGGGTGATTATGTAGAATTTCAGCTTGAGCAGGATGATGTCGCTTGGATTACAAAAATAGAACCACGCAAAAATTATCTCATCAGAAAAGCAGTTAATCTTTCAAAAGAAGCACATATTATTGCTTCAAATATTGATATTGCCTGCTTTATTTATACACTAAAACATCCTGAGACATCTTTTGGTTTTCTAGACCGATTTCTTGCGTGTTGCGAAGCATATAATATAAAACCGCTCATTCTTTTTAATAAGATGGATGTTTTAAATGATGAAGAAATAGAAGTGGTAAAAGACATTCAGTTTCTCTATCAGGAAATCGGATATGACAGTCTGGAGATTTCATCATATTCTAAATTAAATCTGGAAGACCTGCAAAATCTTCTTAAAGATCAAACTTCCGTATTTTTTGGTCATTCAGGATGTGGAAAGTCTACTTTAGTTAATGCATTGCAACCTGACTTAAATCTTAGAACATCTGAAATTTCAGATACGCATCTCAAAGGAAAACATACAACGACTTTTGCTCAAATGCATTTTTGGCATTTTGGTGGAAACGTAATTGATACACCTGGCGTGAGAGAATTTGCCATGATTGATATTGAAAAAGAGGAAGTACAACATTACTTCCCTGAGATTTTCAGAAAAAGGAAAGAATGCAAATTTCACAACTGCATGCATATTAACGAACCGAAATGTGCAGTTCTTGACGCTATAGAAAGCGGTGAGATACAATATTCCCGCTACTCAACGTATATCAAACTGATGGAAGAAGCTGAAGAAAATTCTCAAAATTAA
- the dnaX gene encoding DNA polymerase III subunit gamma/tau, which produces MENFIVSARKYRPQQFDTVVGQSHITDTLEHAIDENQLAQALLFCGPRGVGKTTCARILARKINEKDGSVSEDGFAYNIYELDAASNNSVDDIRELIDQVRFAPQVGQYKVYIIDEVHMLSSAAFNAFLKTLEEPPAHAIFILATTEKHKIIPTILSRCQIYDFKRITILDIQEHLKGIADKENIKYEDDALYLIAQKADGALRDALSIFDRLSTFSQKNITLAKAAEVLNILDYDQYLKIADFAKENKIPEVLFAFNEIVKRGFDPHIFIAGLGSHFRDLMMAQNTSTIDLIEVGEQTKVKFVEQAQKWNAQELVDAIEICNHADINYKNSKNPRLTVEIALMQLSSLSGELSKKKNS; this is translated from the coding sequence ATGGAAAACTTTATAGTATCTGCTAGAAAATATCGCCCTCAACAGTTTGATACTGTAGTTGGGCAATCTCATATTACAGATACTTTGGAGCACGCAATTGATGAAAATCAGTTGGCGCAGGCTTTGCTTTTCTGTGGCCCACGTGGAGTAGGTAAAACTACGTGTGCGAGGATATTGGCAAGAAAAATAAACGAAAAAGATGGTTCAGTTTCGGAAGACGGTTTTGCGTATAACATTTATGAATTAGATGCAGCTTCTAACAATTCGGTCGATGATATTCGCGAATTGATTGATCAGGTGCGTTTTGCACCACAGGTTGGTCAGTATAAAGTGTATATCATTGATGAAGTACACATGTTATCTTCTGCCGCCTTCAATGCGTTTTTGAAGACTTTGGAAGAACCGCCTGCTCACGCGATTTTTATTTTAGCAACAACCGAAAAGCACAAGATTATTCCAACTATTTTGTCTCGTTGTCAGATCTATGATTTTAAGAGAATTACCATTCTTGATATTCAGGAACATCTGAAAGGAATTGCTGACAAAGAAAATATAAAATATGAAGATGATGCTTTGTATTTGATTGCACAAAAAGCTGACGGAGCTCTTCGAGATGCGCTTTCAATTTTTGATAGACTCTCTACCTTTTCACAAAAAAATATTACCCTTGCTAAAGCTGCAGAAGTTCTGAATATTTTAGATTATGATCAATATCTGAAAATTGCCGATTTTGCCAAGGAAAATAAAATTCCTGAAGTACTTTTTGCTTTTAACGAAATTGTAAAAAGAGGTTTTGATCCTCATATATTCATTGCTGGGCTTGGAAGCCATTTCAGAGATCTTATGATGGCTCAGAATACGTCAACTATTGATTTGATAGAAGTTGGCGAACAAACTAAAGTGAAATTTGTAGAACAAGCTCAGAAATGGAATGCTCAGGAATTGGTTGACGCTATTGAGATTTGTAATCATGCAGATATTAATTATAAAAATTCTAAAAATCCAAGGCTGACTGTTGAGATTGCTTTGATGCAATTGTCTTCATTATCCGGAGAGCTTTCTAAAAAAAAAAATTCATAA